The proteins below come from a single Chryseobacterium sp. MA9 genomic window:
- a CDS encoding 2TM domain-containing protein — MEILPNKETIAYRKASRRVKELKEFYGNLTSYCIVIPFLAILNLITAPGYLWFLWPMLGWGIGITFHAINVFGIGKSWEEKKIKELMEKEEKSKIKSF, encoded by the coding sequence ATGGAAATTTTACCAAATAAAGAAACGATCGCTTACAGAAAGGCATCCAGAAGAGTAAAAGAATTAAAAGAGTTTTACGGAAATCTTACTTCTTACTGTATTGTTATTCCATTTCTGGCAATCCTGAACCTTATAACAGCTCCGGGATACTTATGGTTTTTATGGCCAATGCTGGGCTGGGGAATAGGAATTACGTTTCATGCAATAAACGTATTCGGAATTGGAAAAAGCTGGGAAGAAAAAAAGATAAAAGAGCTGATGGAGAAAGAGGAAAAAAGTAAAATAAAATCATTCTAA
- a CDS encoding 2TM domain-containing protein encodes MDYETATERTKNIRKFYKSIFIFAIFAVLIIPDDIFGEKMINFRLFDRYTILGIWGFIILIKAVKLFLFDSEWERNMIEKELQKEKSR; translated from the coding sequence ATGGATTACGAAACTGCAACCGAAAGAACAAAGAACATCAGAAAATTCTATAAAAGCATTTTTATATTTGCCATTTTTGCTGTTCTTATCATTCCTGATGATATTTTTGGCGAAAAGATGATTAATTTTCGATTATTTGACAGGTATACCATCCTTGGGATCTGGGGATTTATTATCCTTATCAAGGCCGTAAAACTGTTTCTTTTTGATTCCGAGTGGGAAAGAAATATGATTGAAAAAGAGCTTCAGAAGGAGAAAAGTCGGTAA
- a CDS encoding LytTR family DNA-binding domain-containing protein: MIKTVIIEDEKPASRKLERMLNNFPEIEIVAKIESVEEGVAWFSENEHPQLIFSDIVLGDGLSFDIFEKIPTKGFIIYTTAFDQYTLKAFKLNSIDYLLKPILDEDLEGAVEKFKSFIPANNTNGSQDIKQLIRKEKSTLSRILVKIGYNLKIIQTQEISCFFSENKIVYLQTEDRTYPSDFTLDELEDVLDEKKFFRVNRQFIVSSDYIKNIHTSPYYKVDMEFQPEEEITVSRDRVKDFKDWLVS; the protein is encoded by the coding sequence ATGATCAAAACTGTCATTATAGAAGATGAAAAACCTGCTTCAAGGAAGTTAGAACGTATGTTGAATAATTTCCCTGAAATTGAGATCGTTGCGAAAATAGAATCAGTAGAAGAAGGAGTAGCCTGGTTCTCTGAAAATGAACATCCGCAACTGATATTTTCTGATATTGTTTTAGGTGACGGATTGTCTTTCGACATCTTTGAAAAAATTCCGACAAAAGGGTTCATCATCTATACCACGGCTTTTGATCAGTATACACTGAAAGCATTTAAGCTGAACAGCATCGATTATCTTTTAAAACCCATTCTTGATGAAGATCTGGAAGGGGCAGTGGAGAAGTTTAAATCCTTTATTCCTGCCAACAACACCAATGGCTCTCAGGATATCAAACAGTTGATCAGAAAAGAAAAATCTACGCTTTCCAGAATTCTGGTAAAAATAGGGTACAACCTGAAAATTATCCAGACTCAGGAAATAAGCTGTTTTTTCAGTGAGAACAAAATCGTTTATCTTCAGACAGAAGACCGTACATATCCGTCAGATTTTACGCTTGATGAACTGGAAGACGTTCTGGATGAGAAAAAGTTTTTCAGAGTAAACAGACAGTTCATTGTAAGTTCAGATTACATTAAAAATATCCATACTTCACCTTACTATAAAGTGGATATGGAGTTTCAGCCTGAAGAAGAAATTACGGTGAGCAGAGACCGTGTTAAAGACTTCAAAGACTGGCTGGTCAGTTGA
- a CDS encoding DUF6051 family protein, producing the protein MEYYELYEVLKNNFDSGKDRVELKELNVTIESFPFESKVSDLLYGSEHQHCSKHQKSLEINEKGYHFYGQPAVDIKDFDIECNKKFVYYILKRADIETAKGCIFLFHGLNEKKWDKYLPWAYELTQRTQKAIILFPIAFHMDRAEPIWSDRHHMMEVVRFRKKKYPENMNFSYVNAAISSRLEAHPQRIFWSGLQTYSDITEVVKDIKNNKVKGISPEADLDLFGYSIGAFLSMIIKMADPNHHFTRSKVFCFCGGMTIDRMFPISKYIMDTQATIKMQSVFTELLSSDFKSDTRLKHYQNDDLHPQESWFKKMLRYNYFQKEREERIHEIQSQIKAYVLEKDSVAPPMEALNTLQGGYRNINVDIEIKDFPYEYSHMVPFPLAHKNKKEVTEAFHQFVQSASDFYNS; encoded by the coding sequence ATGGAATATTATGAATTGTATGAAGTTTTAAAAAATAATTTTGATTCCGGAAAAGACAGGGTTGAACTCAAAGAACTGAATGTAACCATTGAATCTTTTCCTTTTGAATCAAAGGTTTCTGATCTGCTTTATGGTTCGGAACATCAACATTGCAGCAAACATCAGAAATCACTGGAAATCAACGAAAAAGGGTATCATTTTTACGGCCAGCCAGCCGTAGACATCAAGGATTTTGATATTGAATGTAATAAAAAGTTTGTATATTATATCCTGAAAAGAGCAGATATAGAGACTGCCAAAGGATGTATTTTTCTCTTCCATGGCCTGAATGAAAAGAAATGGGACAAATATCTGCCATGGGCGTATGAACTTACCCAGAGAACACAAAAAGCCATTATTCTGTTTCCTATTGCCTTTCATATGGATCGTGCAGAGCCAATCTGGAGTGACCGCCATCACATGATGGAGGTAGTTCGTTTCAGGAAGAAAAAATATCCTGAAAATATGAATTTCTCCTATGTAAATGCTGCGATAAGCTCAAGATTGGAAGCTCACCCTCAAAGAATTTTCTGGTCCGGCCTGCAGACTTATTCTGATATTACTGAAGTAGTGAAAGACATTAAAAACAATAAAGTAAAAGGAATTTCCCCTGAAGCAGACCTGGATTTATTTGGATATTCCATAGGTGCTTTTCTTTCAATGATTATTAAAATGGCAGATCCTAACCATCATTTTACCCGGTCTAAAGTTTTCTGTTTTTGTGGAGGAATGACTATTGACCGGATGTTTCCGATATCCAAATACATAATGGATACCCAGGCAACTATTAAAATGCAGTCTGTCTTCACAGAGCTTTTGAGTTCAGATTTTAAATCAGATACCCGTTTGAAACATTATCAGAATGATGACCTGCATCCACAGGAAAGCTGGTTCAAAAAAATGCTCCGTTACAATTATTTTCAAAAGGAAAGGGAAGAAAGAATTCATGAAATTCAGTCTCAGATAAAAGCTTATGTATTGGAAAAAGATAGTGTTGCCCCTCCAATGGAAGCCTTAAATACCTTACAAGGAGGCTACAGGAATATCAATGTAGATATAGAAATCAAAGATTTCCCGTATGAATATTCCCATATGGTTCCGTTTCCTCTTGCTCACAAGAATAAAAAAGAAGTTACGGAAGCTTTTCACCAGTTTGTACAGTCTGCCAGTGACTTTTACAACTCCTGA
- the mnmA gene encoding tRNA 2-thiouridine(34) synthase MnmA: MKIVVGLSGGVDSSVAAYLLQQQGHEVVALFMRNWNDASVTLEDECPWIEDSNDALMVAQKLGIPFQVIDMSELYKERIVDYMFAEYEKGRTPNPDVLCNREVKFDVFMKTAMSLGADKVATGHYARVNSTFDENGKEIFHLLAGKDNNKDQSYFLCQLSQDQLSKALFPIGELTKPQVREIAKEIGLVTADKKDSQGLCFIGKVSLPQFLQQQLKPNEGEIVEIFKDSPLFSEEKPEFASKEEELEFLSRKINYKKSDGKVIGKHQGAQFFTIGQSKGLGIGGHKESCFIVSREMENNIIFVGEGSHFPGLHKKALKIDNAELHWVREDMKLQNGESMEVMSRFRYRQSLQKATLYQFENALYIEFNELQSAIAEGQFASWYIDEELIGSGVIA, translated from the coding sequence ATGAAAATAGTAGTAGGCCTCTCCGGAGGTGTAGATTCTAGTGTTGCAGCGTATTTGCTGCAACAGCAAGGCCATGAAGTGGTGGCTTTGTTTATGAGAAACTGGAACGATGCTTCCGTAACCCTGGAAGATGAATGTCCCTGGATTGAGGACAGTAATGATGCCCTTATGGTGGCACAGAAGCTTGGAATTCCTTTCCAGGTGATAGATATGAGTGAACTTTACAAGGAACGTATTGTTGACTATATGTTTGCAGAATATGAAAAAGGAAGAACTCCCAACCCGGATGTATTGTGTAACAGAGAAGTAAAGTTCGATGTTTTCATGAAGACTGCAATGTCATTGGGAGCAGATAAGGTGGCAACAGGACATTATGCAAGGGTAAATTCTACTTTTGACGAAAACGGAAAAGAAATTTTCCATCTTCTTGCCGGAAAAGACAACAATAAAGACCAGTCTTATTTCCTTTGCCAGCTGAGCCAGGATCAACTTTCAAAAGCGCTATTCCCTATCGGAGAACTTACAAAGCCTCAGGTAAGAGAAATCGCAAAAGAAATCGGATTGGTAACTGCAGATAAAAAAGATTCCCAGGGATTGTGTTTTATCGGAAAAGTGAGCCTGCCACAATTTTTACAGCAGCAATTAAAACCTAATGAAGGGGAAATCGTAGAAATTTTCAAAGATTCACCTTTATTTTCGGAAGAAAAACCGGAATTCGCCTCTAAAGAAGAAGAACTTGAGTTTTTATCCAGAAAAATCAACTATAAAAAATCTGACGGAAAAGTAATCGGGAAACATCAGGGAGCCCAGTTTTTTACGATCGGACAAAGTAAAGGTCTTGGAATAGGAGGACACAAAGAAAGCTGTTTTATTGTCTCCAGAGAGATGGAAAACAATATCATTTTCGTGGGAGAAGGAAGTCACTTCCCGGGACTTCACAAAAAAGCACTGAAAATTGATAATGCTGAACTGCATTGGGTACGTGAAGATATGAAACTTCAGAACGGTGAATCCATGGAAGTAATGTCAAGATTCAGATACAGACAGTCTTTGCAGAAAGCAACATTGTATCAGTTTGAAAATGCATTATATATTGAGTTCAATGAGCTTCAGTCTGCTATTGCAGAAGGACAGTTTGCTTCATGGTATATTGATGAGGAACTTATAGGAAGCGGTGTGATTGCGTAA
- a CDS encoding ATP-dependent Clp protease ATP-binding subunit: MDYKFSQGLSQVFKQSKSEAKRLKSEFLNTEHLLLGIIKTENSAKEILQNLNADLTQIRRKIETLNTASLNPISEEVTNISFTKMADHAIKRAELECRQYKSNEINTVHLLLGILYKYEDPTSNILGAYDIDYEGVSREYQTMLKNSGQSPQMSAYDDDDEREEFEQMRKPTGNLGSAKSKTPTLDNFGRDLTSLARDGKLDPVIGREKEIERVSQILSRRKKNNPLLIGEPGVGKSAIAEGLALRIQQKKVSRVLYGKRVITLDLASLVAGTKYRGQFEERMKAIMTELEKNRDVILFIDELHTIVGAGSSTGSLDASNMFKPALARGEIQCIGATTLDEYRQYIEKDGALERRFQKVMVEPTSIDETIQILNQIKDKYEEHHNVIYTPEAITACVNLTSRYITDRFLPDKAIDAMDEAGSRVYIKNMKVPTEIIDFEKKIEDIKELKQKAVKAQDYLEARKLKDEEERLQMELNAAQEKWDKDVKEKKETVTEENVAEVVSMMSGVPVTKVGKNELDKLAQMDEKLNGKVIGQEDAVKKVVKAIQRNRAGLKDPNRPIGTFIFLGTTGVGKTELAKVMARELFESDESLIRIDMSEYMEKFAVSRLVGAPPGYVGYEEGGQLTEAVRRKPYAVVLLDEIEKAHPDVFNILLQILDEGHVTDSLGRKIDFRNTIIILTSNIGTRDLKDFGDGVGFGTSAKKTSSDTRARSTIESALKKAFAPEFLNRIDDIVIFNSLVQDDIKKIIDIELNKLYGRIEKLGYKVDLTEDAKNFISEKGWDKDFGARPLKRAIQKYIEDLLAEMLVNKQLNEGETVVLDLNDAKDGLIGKTQKAKKSAAEKSSQS, encoded by the coding sequence ATGGATTATAAGTTTTCACAAGGTTTGAGCCAGGTGTTCAAACAAAGCAAAAGCGAAGCTAAAAGGCTGAAAAGTGAATTTCTTAATACAGAACATCTACTTTTAGGTATTATAAAAACGGAAAACTCTGCAAAAGAAATCCTTCAAAACCTTAATGCGGATTTAACACAAATCAGAAGAAAAATTGAAACTTTAAATACAGCAAGTCTTAATCCCATTTCTGAAGAGGTTACCAATATTTCTTTCACTAAGATGGCAGATCATGCCATTAAACGTGCAGAGTTAGAATGCCGTCAATATAAAAGCAATGAAATTAATACCGTTCACCTGCTTTTAGGTATTCTTTATAAATATGAGGATCCTACTTCAAATATTCTGGGAGCTTATGACATCGACTATGAAGGAGTTTCAAGAGAATACCAGACTATGCTTAAAAATTCAGGGCAGTCACCACAGATGAGTGCTTACGATGATGATGATGAGAGAGAAGAATTTGAGCAAATGAGAAAGCCTACAGGAAATCTAGGTTCTGCAAAAAGTAAAACACCTACATTGGATAACTTTGGTAGAGACCTTACTTCTTTGGCTAGAGATGGAAAACTGGACCCAGTAATCGGGCGTGAAAAAGAAATTGAGAGAGTTTCTCAGATCTTATCCCGCAGAAAGAAAAACAACCCTCTTCTTATTGGAGAGCCAGGGGTTGGTAAATCTGCTATTGCTGAAGGTTTAGCATTAAGAATTCAACAGAAAAAAGTGTCAAGAGTTCTTTACGGGAAACGTGTGATCACTTTAGACCTGGCAAGTTTAGTTGCCGGAACTAAATACCGTGGTCAGTTTGAAGAAAGAATGAAGGCCATCATGACGGAACTGGAAAAAAACAGAGATGTCATCCTATTTATTGATGAGCTTCATACTATTGTAGGAGCGGGAAGTTCTACAGGAAGTTTAGATGCATCCAATATGTTCAAACCTGCTTTGGCAAGAGGCGAAATTCAATGCATCGGGGCTACAACTCTGGATGAATACCGTCAGTATATTGAAAAAGACGGTGCTTTAGAAAGAAGATTCCAGAAAGTAATGGTGGAACCTACTTCTATTGATGAAACCATTCAGATTCTGAACCAGATCAAAGATAAGTATGAAGAGCACCACAATGTAATTTATACTCCTGAAGCCATCACGGCGTGTGTGAATCTGACATCGAGATATATTACAGACCGTTTCTTACCGGACAAAGCTATTGATGCAATGGACGAGGCGGGATCACGAGTTTATATCAAAAACATGAAAGTTCCTACCGAAATCATTGATTTTGAAAAGAAAATCGAAGATATCAAAGAACTGAAGCAGAAAGCTGTAAAAGCTCAGGACTATCTTGAGGCAAGAAAGCTGAAAGATGAAGAAGAACGTCTTCAGATGGAACTGAATGCAGCCCAGGAAAAATGGGATAAAGATGTAAAAGAGAAAAAAGAAACCGTAACGGAAGAAAATGTAGCGGAAGTGGTTTCTATGATGAGCGGTGTTCCTGTAACGAAAGTTGGCAAAAATGAGCTTGACAAACTTGCGCAGATGGATGAAAAACTGAACGGAAAAGTAATCGGTCAGGAAGATGCAGTGAAAAAAGTTGTGAAAGCAATTCAAAGAAACAGAGCAGGTCTTAAAGATCCGAACCGTCCTATCGGTACATTTATTTTCCTTGGAACAACTGGGGTTGGTAAAACCGAGCTGGCTAAAGTAATGGCAAGAGAGCTATTTGAATCTGACGAATCTTTGATCAGAATTGACATGAGTGAATACATGGAGAAATTCGCCGTTTCAAGATTAGTGGGTGCGCCTCCGGGATACGTAGGATACGAAGAAGGTGGTCAGCTGACTGAAGCAGTAAGAAGAAAACCTTATGCCGTGGTTCTTTTGGATGAGATTGAAAAAGCTCACCCGGATGTATTCAATATTCTGTTACAGATCCTTGATGAAGGTCATGTTACAGACAGCTTAGGCAGAAAAATCGATTTCAGAAATACGATTATTATCCTTACTTCCAATATCGGAACCAGAGATCTTAAAGACTTTGGAGATGGTGTAGGATTCGGAACTTCAGCTAAAAAGACAAGCTCAGATACAAGAGCGAGAAGCACCATTGAAAGTGCTCTTAAGAAAGCATTTGCTCCTGAATTCTTAAACAGAATAGATGACATTGTGATCTTCAACTCTCTCGTTCAGGATGATATCAAGAAAATTATTGATATTGAATTGAACAAATTGTATGGCAGAATTGAAAAATTAGGATATAAAGTTGACTTGACTGAAGATGCTAAAAATTTCATTTCTGAAAAAGGATGGGATAAAGATTTCGGTGCAAGACCATTGAAACGAGCAATCCAGAAATATATTGAAGACTTATTGGCAGAAATGCTGGTAAACAAACAATTGAATGAAGGAGAAACCGTGGTTCTTGACCTTAATGATGCTAAAGACGGACTGATTGGAAAAACGCAGAAAGCTAAAAAATCAGCTGCTGAAAAGTCTTCTCAATCATAA
- a CDS encoding uroporphyrinogen decarboxylase, giving the protein MNTEITTYIGYSASLFIVLSFILKDVRKIRVVNMIGCICFVIYGIFNGMLWPVIIPNGLICFIQIYYLILDRKN; this is encoded by the coding sequence ATGAATACTGAAATTACAACCTACATCGGCTATTCTGCTTCTCTTTTTATTGTATTGAGTTTCATACTGAAAGATGTAAGAAAAATCAGAGTAGTCAACATGATCGGCTGTATTTGTTTTGTCATTTATGGTATCTTCAATGGAATGCTTTGGCCGGTTATCATTCCAAACGGGCTCATTTGTTTCATTCAGATCTATTATTTAATACTAGACAGGAAAAACTAA
- a CDS encoding glycosyltransferase, translated as MKKKILVSAFSSLYTDQRIEKVCKTLFDNGYPIELIGNNWEGNEAMERPYPFSRIGLRSKSLKTAYFEFNWKLYHELKKKADKDTILHANDIDALLPNYLIAKKMNIPLVFDSHEIFTEMPSVQKRFSQKFWRVLERKLVPHMKLMMTESESYAEWFHEKYNVNPVVVRNIPRKILSAPEIPQNHPKIILYQGAINQSRGIEKMIVAMHHIKDAVLKIAGDGPKKKEYEDLVIQEKLQDKVFFLGKLKPENLREITKTADAGFSLEENNGVSYYYSLPNKVCDYIQSRVPLVMINFPEMQRIKNQFNVGEIITDHQPETIEKAINLVLERGRLYYQSELNKAADVFCWENEETKILELFEKASH; from the coding sequence ATGAAGAAAAAAATACTAGTATCTGCCTTTAGCAGTTTGTATACCGATCAGCGAATAGAAAAGGTATGCAAAACCCTTTTTGACAACGGATATCCCATTGAACTGATTGGAAACAATTGGGAAGGAAATGAGGCAATGGAACGGCCTTATCCTTTTTCTAGAATAGGATTGAGATCAAAAAGCCTAAAGACAGCTTACTTTGAGTTCAATTGGAAATTATACCATGAACTTAAGAAAAAAGCGGACAAAGATACTATCCTTCATGCCAATGACATTGATGCACTTCTGCCAAATTATCTCATTGCCAAAAAAATGAACATTCCATTGGTCTTTGACAGTCATGAAATTTTTACGGAAATGCCATCGGTTCAAAAGAGGTTTTCCCAGAAATTCTGGCGAGTGCTTGAAAGAAAGCTGGTTCCTCATATGAAACTGATGATGACAGAAAGCGAAAGCTATGCAGAATGGTTTCATGAAAAATATAATGTGAACCCGGTAGTTGTCAGAAATATTCCGAGAAAAATTCTTTCTGCCCCCGAAATTCCACAGAATCATCCTAAGATTATTTTGTATCAGGGAGCGATTAATCAATCCAGAGGAATAGAAAAAATGATTGTGGCAATGCATCACATTAAAGATGCTGTTCTGAAAATCGCCGGTGACGGACCAAAGAAAAAAGAATATGAAGATCTTGTCATTCAGGAGAAACTTCAGGATAAAGTATTTTTCCTGGGTAAACTGAAACCGGAAAATCTCAGGGAAATAACCAAAACTGCCGATGCAGGGTTCAGTCTTGAAGAAAACAACGGAGTAAGCTATTATTACTCACTCCCCAATAAGGTTTGTGATTATATCCAGTCCAGAGTGCCGCTTGTTATGATTAATTTTCCGGAAATGCAGCGTATAAAAAATCAGTTTAATGTAGGCGAAATCATTACAGATCATCAGCCTGAAACGATTGAAAAAGCCATTAATTTGGTTCTTGAAAGAGGAAGACTGTATTATCAGAGCGAACTTAACAAAGCTGCAGATGTATTTTGCTGGGAGAACGAAGAAACAAAAATCCTTGAGCTTTTTGAAAAAGCATCCCACTAA
- a CDS encoding SufE family protein yields the protein MTIKEKQQEIIDEFAFLDDWEQKYEYIIDLGKELKGLPEERKTEENLIKGCQSKVWIDAEFKDGKLFFNADSDGILPKGIVSLLVSIYSGHSTQEILDSDFDFIAEIGLQEFLSPSRANGLMAMTKQIKFYAVAYQLKS from the coding sequence ATGACCATTAAAGAAAAACAGCAGGAAATAATTGACGAATTTGCTTTTCTTGACGATTGGGAGCAAAAGTACGAGTACATCATTGATCTTGGAAAAGAACTGAAAGGCCTGCCGGAAGAAAGAAAAACAGAAGAAAATCTGATAAAAGGCTGCCAGAGTAAAGTTTGGATTGATGCTGAATTTAAAGATGGGAAACTTTTCTTTAATGCAGATTCTGACGGTATTTTACCCAAAGGAATTGTTTCTCTTTTAGTAAGTATTTATAGCGGGCATTCCACTCAGGAAATTCTGGATTCTGATTTTGATTTTATTGCTGAAATAGGGTTACAGGAATTTCTTTCGCCATCCAGAGCTAACGGATTGATGGCAATGACCAAGCAGATCAAGTTTTATGCAGTTGCCTATCAACTGAAATCATAG
- a CDS encoding glycosyltransferase family 9 protein yields the protein MTVPVFREFLEQNPGVEIIMVSRKNFEALFAGVPNVTFKGIDLDDYKGLFGLRRLSNELIREFNPDCIANLHDVIRTKVLDRIYRRKGLKVFKIDKGKEEKEHLTDVWNLEKVQLKKTVERYADVFRKMGFKVELSHQLRPTSEHQSGIGFAPFAQHKGKMLPLEKSYELVRILAQKHTVYFFGGGKKETETLERWESEIPNTKNLSGKLNLTEELNHIAGLELMISMDSANMHLASLVGTRCVSIWGATHPYAGFLGFGQSEEDVVQVKDLTCRPCSVFGDKECYRGDWACLEEFNIQKVIDRVNF from the coding sequence ATGACTGTGCCTGTTTTCAGAGAATTTCTGGAGCAGAACCCCGGTGTGGAAATTATTATGGTGTCCAGAAAAAATTTTGAAGCCCTGTTTGCAGGAGTCCCTAATGTGACCTTTAAAGGCATTGATCTGGATGATTATAAAGGTCTCTTTGGACTGAGGAGACTGAGCAATGAACTGATCAGGGAGTTTAATCCGGATTGTATTGCCAATCTTCACGATGTGATCCGGACCAAGGTTTTAGACCGGATATATAGAAGAAAGGGGCTTAAAGTTTTCAAAATAGATAAGGGTAAAGAGGAAAAAGAGCACCTTACGGATGTTTGGAATCTCGAGAAAGTACAGCTGAAAAAAACAGTGGAGCGCTATGCTGATGTATTCCGGAAAATGGGATTCAAAGTTGAGCTTTCACATCAACTCAGACCAACTTCGGAGCATCAATCAGGGATTGGTTTTGCCCCTTTTGCCCAACACAAAGGAAAAATGCTTCCTCTGGAAAAATCCTATGAACTGGTCAGAATTCTGGCTCAGAAACATACTGTATATTTCTTTGGTGGAGGTAAAAAAGAAACAGAGACCCTTGAAAGATGGGAAAGTGAGATTCCTAATACCAAAAATCTTTCCGGAAAATTAAACCTTACTGAAGAACTCAATCATATTGCCGGGCTGGAACTGATGATTTCCATGGATTCTGCGAATATGCATCTTGCCAGTCTTGTAGGAACGAGATGTGTTTCTATTTGGGGAGCTACCCATCCATATGCCGGGTTTTTAGGATTCGGACAGAGTGAAGAAGATGTTGTTCAGGTAAAAGATCTTACCTGCAGGCCGTGTTCTGTTTTTGGAGATAAAGAATGTTACAGAGGAGACTGGGCTTGTCTTGAGGAATTTAATATCCAGAAAGTGATAGATAGGGTTAATTTTTAA